In a genomic window of Hippoglossus stenolepis isolate QCI-W04-F060 chromosome 15, HSTE1.2, whole genome shotgun sequence:
- the synj1 gene encoding synaptojanin-1 isoform X7, translating to MAFSKGYRIYHKLDPPPYSVLVETRTREECLMFESGAVAVLSAAEKEAIKSTYSKIVDAYGILGVLRLNLGDSMLHSLVVVTGCSSVGKVQDSEVFRVTQTDFISLKNDPGDEDRIAEVRKVLNSGHFYFAWSSTGVSLDLSLNARRRILEDTTDNRFFWNQSLHLHLKHYGVNCEDWLLRLMCGGVEIRTIYAGHKQAKACIFSRLSSERAGTRFNVRGTNDDGQVANFVETEQVIFLDDRVSSFIQIRGSIPLFWEQPGIQVGSHRVKLSRGFEANAPAFERHFTALRRLYGKQVIINLLGSKEGEHMLSKAFQSHLKASEHAGAVKMVNFDYHQNVKGGKADKLHSVLKPHVNKFVDECGFFYYSGESGITRTQGGTLRTNCLDCLDRTNSVQAYFALEMLPKQLEEMSLTEKPQLVARFQEVFRTMWSVNGDSVSKIYAGTGALDGKAKTGKLKDGARSVTRTIQNNFFDSSKQEAIDILRLGSTLNSDLADKARALLTTSSLYVTEPVLQSASPRVLLGMCQNYHKYTMPKQIRVCVGTWNVNGGKQFRSIAFRNQTLNDWLLDAPKKAGHPEFQDSKANPIDIFAIGFEEMVELNAGNIVSASTTNQKLWAAELQKNISRDHKYVLLASEQLVGVCLFVFIRPQHAPFIRDVAVDTVKTGMGGATGNKGGVAIRLLFHTTSICFVCSHFAAGQSQVKERNDDYSEITRRLSFPMGRLLYSHDYVFWCGDFNYRISLPNEEVKELIKQQSLEALTAGDQLLDQKNAGLVFRGFIEGKLDFAPTYKYDLFSEDYDTSEKCRTPAWTDRILWKRRKWNFDKTAEEMNIVGAASTSCENEEDPDNPWNPGTLKYYGRAELKTSDHRPVVAIMDVDILEVDPDARHQVYKDVIAMQGPPDGTILVSLCTSGPDDYFDDTLIDELLDKFAQFGEVILIRFVEEKMWVTFLEGYSALAALSLSASTVLGKVIDIRLKSSGWIKSLEEEMSVERICGSIPTSASSTLLAEDTDMGDDDYDMEGDVDEEVEEILPQHLQPGAGAAGSSPLPSPHSSPSPSPTHGEPSAPSRPSRAQQPSRPSQADLSPSSVRRGSSGPPVDFQPGAPTSLCLEPKRAPPPRPNAPPARPAPPQRPPPPSGGMSPLPVRKNSGAFQLDYGECPSPLLGRRGSEGPKSPALPRPSAAAARGAAGAPAPGGFPRPNIPPRAGVISIPPQSRPPHPSHPGAPRPIPEMHPGAPRPIPDTHPGAPRPVTGVLEKPTDLPLGPPLSGPLPAVRPQAPSEMPPQPPAPSVQSQLPRPIQPTLQAPLQPQQAAAPKGGFPPAAAAAAASPAGPPQGLASPKPPPRSRSSHVLPPDDAKPETAPAAQTNGLNGLQNEAQWKPDPFETLLSSSSSSSWHTTQSLTRGSSLRAPPSVPPSTFSSSTLPSSFSLQPSALSDLQALDSSSSSSLSTPSPLASTLLPPPPAPSRSRSQETLRASPCPFPTESLPARPSSTNPFTGPLTQLHRSLTPDFSVQRPGPASNPQRPMLALTQPLIPTRCPAMVPAAAPASQLQGTMSLFAPSSMLSPAPPAPFTPDPSPAPALPLAPPSSIPPTIAPRLQPPPPGGNPTKQWVTFDDDLGFSTATKTPHIPVVPSNSLLPQTQTPRSVFDSEPDWLSTAPSAFPTLPPPVSTRTATANPKLPEGPSDSCFFPGESTER from the exons ATGGCTTTCAGCAAGGGATATCGCATTTACCACAAGCTGGACCCGCCCCCTTACAGTGTCCTAGTGGAAACAAGGACCAGGGAAGAATGTCTCATGTTTGAATCGGGGGCCGTCGCTGTTCTGT CggcagcagagaaagaggcCATTAAAAGTACCTACAGCAAGATAGTGGACGCCTATGGAATCCTGGGCGTCCTCCGCCTAAACTTGG GGGACTCCATGCTCCACAGTCTGGTGGTGGTGACAGGATGTAGCTCTGTGGGGAAGGTGCAGGACTCTGAGGTTTTCAgggtcacacagacagactttaTATCACTGAAGAATGATCCAGGAGACGAGGACCGGATCGCTGAGGTGCGAAAGGTCCTGAACTCAGGACACTTCTACTTTGCTTGGTCTTCCACTGGAGTCAGTTTGGACCTGAGTCTCAATGCACGTCGCAGGATCCTAGAAGATACTACAGACAACCGCTTCTTTTG GAACCAGTCTCTTCACCTGCACCTGAAACATTACGGAGTAAACTGTGAGGACTGGCTGTTGAGGCTGATGTGCGGCGGTGTGGAGATCAGGACCATCTATGCAGGTCACAAACAGGCCAAGGCCTGCATCTTCTCCCGCCTCAGCTCAGAGCGAGCCGGCACGCGATTTAATGTCCGGGGAACAAACGACGATGGACAGGTCGCCAACTTTGTGGAGACTGAACAG GTTATTTTCCTGGATGACAGAGTGTCCTCCTTCATACAGATCCGTGGGTCCATTCCTCTTTTCTGGGAACAGCCAGGAATCCag GTCGGCTCTCATCGTGTCAAACTCTCAAGGGGATTTGAGGCTAACGCACCAGCGTTCGAAAg acaCTTCACTGCACTGCGGAGGTTGTACGGTAAGCAGGTGATCATCAACCTGCTTGGGAGTAAGGAAGGAGAACACATGCTCAGTAAAGCGTTCCAG AGTCATCTAAAGGCGTCGGAACATGCGGGAGCAGTGAAGATGGTGAACTTTGACTACCACCAAAATGTGAAGGGAGGCAAAGCAGACAAACTTCACAGTGTCCTGAAACCCCACGTCAACAAGTTTGTAGACGAGTGCGGGTTCTTCTATTACTCTGGAGAGTCCGGCATCACAAG GACTCAGGGTGGGACCCTCAGGACCAACTGCCTGGACTGTCTGGACAGAACTAACAGTGTACAAGCCTATTTCGCCCTCGAG ATGCTGCCgaagcagctggaggaaatGAGTCTGACGGAGAAACCCCAGCTGGTGGCCCGGTTCCAGGAGGTGTTCAGGACCATGTGGTCGGTCAATGGAGATTCCGTCAGTAAGATCTATGCAGGCACCGGGGCTCTGGACGGGAAGGCCAAG acTGGGAAGCTGAAAGACGGAGCTCGCTCTGTGACGAGGACCATCCAGAACAACTTCTTCGACAGTTCTAAGCAAGAGGCGATCGACATCCTGAGACTGGGCTCCACACTCAACAGTGATTTGGCGGATAAAGCTCGGGCCTTGCTCACCACTTCCAGTCTTTATG TCACTGAGCCCGTCTTACAATCAG CCTCCCCAAGGGTATTGCTGGGAATGTGTCAGAACTACCATAAATACACAATGCCCAAGCAGATCCGGGTGTGTGTCGGCACCTGGAATGTGAACGGGGGTAAACAGTTTCGCAGCATTGCTTTCCGCAACCAGACGCTCAACGACTGGCTGCTTGATGCTCCAAAGAAGGCGGGGCATCCTGAGTTCCAGG ACAGCAAAGCCAACCCCATAGATATATTTGCCATCGGTTTTGAGGAAATGGTTGAACTGAATGCCGGCAACATCGTCAGTGCCAG CACCACGAACCAGAAGCTGTGGGCAGCTGAGCTCCAAAAAAACATCTCACGGGACCACAAATACGTTCTACTGGCTTCAGAGCAGCTGGTGggagtgtgtctgtttgttttcatccgCCCACAGCATGCGCCCTTCATCAG GGATGTGGCCGTGGACACTGTAAAAACTGGAATGGGCGGAGCCACAGGCAATAAAGGTGGTGTTGCCATCCGCCTCCTGTTCCACACCACCAGCATCTGCTTTGTCTGCTCCCACTTCGCTGCTGGCCAATCACAGGTCAAGGAGAGGAATGACGACTACAGTGAGATCACGCGCAGGCTCAGCTTTCCCatg GGTCGTCTGCTGTACTCGCACGATTATGTGTTCTGGTGCGGAGACTTTAACTATCGCATCAGCCTGCCCAACGAGGAAGTGAAAGAACTCATCAAACAGCAGAGCTTGGAAGCCTTGACAGCTGGAGACCAGTTGTTGGATCAGAAGAATGCTGGTTTG GTCTTCCGAGGTTTTATCGAGGGAAAGTTAGATTTTGCTCCCACCTATAAGTATGACCTCTTCTCGGAAGATTATGACACTAGCGAGAAGTGCCGCACACCAGCCTGGACTGACCGTATActctggaagaggaggaagtggaactTTGACAAAACGG CTGAGGAGATGAATATAGTTGGTGCAGCTTCTACATCTTGTGAGAATGAGGAGGATCCAGACAACCCTTGGAACCCCGGCACTCTGAAGTACTATGGCAGGGCTGAGCTTAAGACCTCAGACCACAG GCCTGTGGTGGCGATAATGGACGTGGACATCCTGGAGGTCGACCCAGATGCTCGGCACCAGGTTTACAAAGATGTCATTGCCATGCAGGGGCCTCCAGACGGAACCATCCTAGTGTCGCTCTGCACCTCCGGCCCTGACGACTACTTTGACGATACGCTCATAGACGAGCTGCTGGACAAGTTTGCTCAGTTTGGAGAGGTCATCCTCATCAG GTTTGTCGAGGAGAAGATGTGGGTGACTTTCCTGGAAGGTTACTCTGCTCTCGCTGCTCTTTCGCTCAGTGCTTCCACT GTCCTTGGCAAAGTGATTGACATCCGTCTGAAGAGTTCAGGCTGGATCAAgagtctggaggaggagatgagtgTGGAGAGGATCTGTGGAAGTATCCCCACCTCAGCTAGCTCCACTCTGCTGGCTGAGGACACGGACATGGGCGACGATGATTACGACATGGAGG GTGATGTggacgaggaggtggaggagatccTTCCCCAGCACCTACAGCCTGGAGCAGGCGCGGCAGGATCCTCGCCTCTGCCCTCCCCCCACAGCAGCCCCAGTCCCTCCCCGACCCACGGAGAACCATCGGCCCCCAGCAGACCCAGTCGTGCACAGCAACCCTCCCGACCATCGCAAG CTGATTTAAGTCCATCGTCAGTGAGGAGAGGAAGTTCAG GGCCTCCTGTTGACTTCCAGCCGGGTGCCCCCACATCTCTATGCCTGGAGCCCAAGCGTGCACCTCCCCCTCGTCCTAATGCACCTCCAGCCAGACCAGCACCCCCTCAACGTCCACCTCCACCTTCAG GAGGCATGAGCCCTCTTCCAGTTAGGAAGAACTCTGGAG CTTTTCAACTTG ACTATGGCGAGTGTCCCAGCCCTCTGCTCGGTAGGAGAGGCAGTGAAG GACCAAAAAGCCCGGCTCTTCCTCggccctctgctgctgcag CtcgaggagcagcaggagctccTGCGCCTGGAGGTTTCCCCAGACCG AATATCCCTCCTCGAGCCGGGGTGATCAGTATTCCCCCACAGTCTCGCCCACCACATCCTTCTCACCCAGGAGCACCTAGACCGATACCAGAAATGCATCCTGGAGCCCCCCGACCCATCCCGGACACCCATCCTGGAGCCCCTCGACCTGTGACCGGTGTCCTGGAGAAACCCACTGACCTGCCTTTGG GCCCTCCACTCTCAGGACCACTTCCTGCAGTGAGACCCCAGGCTCCATCAGAAATGCCGCCCCAACCTCCTGCCCCCTCAGTTCAGTCCCAGCTCCCACGACCGATCCAGCCCACACTTCAAGCTCCGCTCCAGCCGCAGCAGGCTGCAGCTCCCAAAGGAggatttcctcctgctgctgctgctgcagctgcctcccCTGCTGGGCCTCCGCAGGGTCTGGCCTCTCCCAAACCCCCACCACGTTCCCGCTCCTCTCACGTTCTGCCGCCTGATGACGCCAAGCCTGAGACGGCCCCAGCTGCACAG ACCAATGGACTGAATGGACTCCAAAACGAAGCACAATGGAAGCCTGACCCCTTCGAaacactcctctcctcctcttcctcctcctcctggcacACCACCCAGTCCCTGACCAGAGGCTCCTCTCTGCGAGCTCCCCCCTCTGTTCCTCCATCTACATTCTCCTCCAGCACTCTCCCCTCATCCTTCTCCCTGCAGCCCTCTGCTCTGTCAGACCTGCAAGCGCTCgattcatcctcctcttcctcgctctccaCCCCATCGCCACTTGCCTCCACCTTGCTACCGCCTCCTCCGGCCCCGTCTCGCAGTCGCTCGCAGGAAACGCTGCGTGCCTCCCCCTGCCCCTTCCCGACTGAGTCGCTTCCTGCCCGACCCAGCAGCACCAATCCCTTCACAGGTCCGCTCACACAGCTACATCGCTCGCTCACCCCGGACTTCAGCGTCCAGCGTCCAGGCCCGGCATCAAACCCTCAGAGGCCCATGCTTGCTCTCACTCAGCCACTCATTCCCACTCGTTGTCCAGCAATGGTCCCTGCAGCTGCACCCGCCTCCCAGCTCCAGGGGACAATGTCCCTTTTTGCACCTTCATCCATGCTCAGTCCTGCACCCCCGGCTCCCTTCACCCCCGACccatctcctgctcctgccTTGCCTCTGGCACCACCCTCCTCCATCCCACCTACCATTGCCCCTCGCttacaacctcctccaccgGGAGGCAACCCAACCAAGCAGTGGGTCACTTTCGACGATGATTTGGGTTTCTCAACCGCGACAAAAACACCACACATCCCCGTCGTCCCTTCCAATTCCCTTCTGCCCCAAACTCAGACTCCTCGCTCTGTGTTCGACTCGGAGCCCGACTGGTTATCCACGGCCCCTTCGGCATTCCCGACCCTCCCTCCTCCCGTCTCTACCAGAACTGCAACTGCTAACCCCAAACTCCCAGAGGGTCCCAGTGACAGCTGCTTCTTCCCCGGGGAGTCGACAGAAAGATAG
- the synj1 gene encoding synaptojanin-1 isoform X13, with product MAFSKGYRIYHKLDPPPYSVLVETRTREECLMFESGAVAVLSAAEKEAIKSTYSKIVDAYGILGVLRLNLGDSMLHSLVVVTGCSSVGKVQDSEVFRVTQTDFISLKNDPGDEDRIAEVRKVLNSGHFYFAWSSTGVSLDLSLNARRRILEDTTDNRFFWNQSLHLHLKHYGVNCEDWLLRLMCGGVEIRTIYAGHKQAKACIFSRLSSERAGTRFNVRGTNDDGQVANFVETEQVIFLDDRVSSFIQIRGSIPLFWEQPGIQVGSHRVKLSRGFEANAPAFERHFTALRRLYGKQVIINLLGSKEGEHMLSKAFQSHLKASEHAGAVKMVNFDYHQNVKGGKADKLHSVLKPHVNKFVDECGFFYYSGESGITRTQGGTLRTNCLDCLDRTNSVQAYFALEMLPKQLEEMSLTEKPQLVARFQEVFRTMWSVNGDSVSKIYAGTGALDGKAKTGKLKDGARSVTRTIQNNFFDSSKQEAIDILRLGSTLNSDLADKARALLTTSSLYVTEPVLQSASPRVLLGMCQNYHKYTMPKQIRVCVGTWNVNGGKQFRSIAFRNQTLNDWLLDAPKKAGHPEFQDSKANPIDIFAIGFEEMVELNAGNIVSASTTNQKLWAAELQKNISRDHKYVLLASEQLVGVCLFVFIRPQHAPFIRDVAVDTVKTGMGGATGNKGGVAIRLLFHTTSICFVCSHFAAGQSQVKERNDDYSEITRRLSFPMGRLLYSHDYVFWCGDFNYRISLPNEEVKELIKQQSLEALTAGDQLLDQKNAGLVFRGFIEGKLDFAPTYKYDLFSEDYDTSEKCRTPAWTDRILWKRRKWNFDKTAEEMNIVGAASTSCENEEDPDNPWNPGTLKYYGRAELKTSDHRPVVAIMDVDILEVDPDARHQVYKDVIAMQGPPDGTILVSLCTSGPDDYFDDTLIDELLDKFAQFGEVILIRFVEEKMWVTFLEGYSALAALSLSASTVLGKVIDIRLKSSGWIKSLEEEMSVERICGSIPTSASSTLLAEDTDMGDDDYDMEGDVDEEVEEILPQHLQPGAGAAGSSPLPSPHSSPSPSPTHGEPSAPSRPSRAQQPSRPSQGPPVDFQPGAPTSLCLEPKRAPPPRPNAPPARPAPPQRPPPPSGGMSPLPVRKNSGGPKSPALPRPSAAAARGAAGAPAPGGFPRPNIPPRAGVISIPPQSRPPHPSHPGAPRPIPEMHPGAPRPIPDTHPGAPRPVTGVLEKPTDLPLGPPLSGPLPAVRPQAPSEMPPQPPAPSVQSQLPRPIQPTLQAPLQPQQAAAPKGGFPPAAAAAAASPAGPPQGLASPKPPPRSRSSHVLPPDDAKPETAPAAQTNGLNGLQNEAQWKPDPFETLLSSSSSSSWHTTQSLTRGSSLRAPPSVPPSTFSSSTLPSSFSLQPSALSDLQALDSSSSSSLSTPSPLASTLLPPPPAPSRSRSQETLRASPCPFPTESLPARPSSTNPFTGPLTQLHRSLTPDFSVQRPGPASNPQRPMLALTQPLIPTRCPAMVPAAAPASQLQGTMSLFAPSSMLSPAPPAPFTPDPSPAPALPLAPPSSIPPTIAPRLQPPPPGGNPTKQWVTFDDDLGFSTATKTPHIPVVPSNSLLPQTQTPRSVFDSEPDWLSTAPSAFPTLPPPVSTRTATANPKLPEGPSDSCFFPGESTER from the exons ATGGCTTTCAGCAAGGGATATCGCATTTACCACAAGCTGGACCCGCCCCCTTACAGTGTCCTAGTGGAAACAAGGACCAGGGAAGAATGTCTCATGTTTGAATCGGGGGCCGTCGCTGTTCTGT CggcagcagagaaagaggcCATTAAAAGTACCTACAGCAAGATAGTGGACGCCTATGGAATCCTGGGCGTCCTCCGCCTAAACTTGG GGGACTCCATGCTCCACAGTCTGGTGGTGGTGACAGGATGTAGCTCTGTGGGGAAGGTGCAGGACTCTGAGGTTTTCAgggtcacacagacagactttaTATCACTGAAGAATGATCCAGGAGACGAGGACCGGATCGCTGAGGTGCGAAAGGTCCTGAACTCAGGACACTTCTACTTTGCTTGGTCTTCCACTGGAGTCAGTTTGGACCTGAGTCTCAATGCACGTCGCAGGATCCTAGAAGATACTACAGACAACCGCTTCTTTTG GAACCAGTCTCTTCACCTGCACCTGAAACATTACGGAGTAAACTGTGAGGACTGGCTGTTGAGGCTGATGTGCGGCGGTGTGGAGATCAGGACCATCTATGCAGGTCACAAACAGGCCAAGGCCTGCATCTTCTCCCGCCTCAGCTCAGAGCGAGCCGGCACGCGATTTAATGTCCGGGGAACAAACGACGATGGACAGGTCGCCAACTTTGTGGAGACTGAACAG GTTATTTTCCTGGATGACAGAGTGTCCTCCTTCATACAGATCCGTGGGTCCATTCCTCTTTTCTGGGAACAGCCAGGAATCCag GTCGGCTCTCATCGTGTCAAACTCTCAAGGGGATTTGAGGCTAACGCACCAGCGTTCGAAAg acaCTTCACTGCACTGCGGAGGTTGTACGGTAAGCAGGTGATCATCAACCTGCTTGGGAGTAAGGAAGGAGAACACATGCTCAGTAAAGCGTTCCAG AGTCATCTAAAGGCGTCGGAACATGCGGGAGCAGTGAAGATGGTGAACTTTGACTACCACCAAAATGTGAAGGGAGGCAAAGCAGACAAACTTCACAGTGTCCTGAAACCCCACGTCAACAAGTTTGTAGACGAGTGCGGGTTCTTCTATTACTCTGGAGAGTCCGGCATCACAAG GACTCAGGGTGGGACCCTCAGGACCAACTGCCTGGACTGTCTGGACAGAACTAACAGTGTACAAGCCTATTTCGCCCTCGAG ATGCTGCCgaagcagctggaggaaatGAGTCTGACGGAGAAACCCCAGCTGGTGGCCCGGTTCCAGGAGGTGTTCAGGACCATGTGGTCGGTCAATGGAGATTCCGTCAGTAAGATCTATGCAGGCACCGGGGCTCTGGACGGGAAGGCCAAG acTGGGAAGCTGAAAGACGGAGCTCGCTCTGTGACGAGGACCATCCAGAACAACTTCTTCGACAGTTCTAAGCAAGAGGCGATCGACATCCTGAGACTGGGCTCCACACTCAACAGTGATTTGGCGGATAAAGCTCGGGCCTTGCTCACCACTTCCAGTCTTTATG TCACTGAGCCCGTCTTACAATCAG CCTCCCCAAGGGTATTGCTGGGAATGTGTCAGAACTACCATAAATACACAATGCCCAAGCAGATCCGGGTGTGTGTCGGCACCTGGAATGTGAACGGGGGTAAACAGTTTCGCAGCATTGCTTTCCGCAACCAGACGCTCAACGACTGGCTGCTTGATGCTCCAAAGAAGGCGGGGCATCCTGAGTTCCAGG ACAGCAAAGCCAACCCCATAGATATATTTGCCATCGGTTTTGAGGAAATGGTTGAACTGAATGCCGGCAACATCGTCAGTGCCAG CACCACGAACCAGAAGCTGTGGGCAGCTGAGCTCCAAAAAAACATCTCACGGGACCACAAATACGTTCTACTGGCTTCAGAGCAGCTGGTGggagtgtgtctgtttgttttcatccgCCCACAGCATGCGCCCTTCATCAG GGATGTGGCCGTGGACACTGTAAAAACTGGAATGGGCGGAGCCACAGGCAATAAAGGTGGTGTTGCCATCCGCCTCCTGTTCCACACCACCAGCATCTGCTTTGTCTGCTCCCACTTCGCTGCTGGCCAATCACAGGTCAAGGAGAGGAATGACGACTACAGTGAGATCACGCGCAGGCTCAGCTTTCCCatg GGTCGTCTGCTGTACTCGCACGATTATGTGTTCTGGTGCGGAGACTTTAACTATCGCATCAGCCTGCCCAACGAGGAAGTGAAAGAACTCATCAAACAGCAGAGCTTGGAAGCCTTGACAGCTGGAGACCAGTTGTTGGATCAGAAGAATGCTGGTTTG GTCTTCCGAGGTTTTATCGAGGGAAAGTTAGATTTTGCTCCCACCTATAAGTATGACCTCTTCTCGGAAGATTATGACACTAGCGAGAAGTGCCGCACACCAGCCTGGACTGACCGTATActctggaagaggaggaagtggaactTTGACAAAACGG CTGAGGAGATGAATATAGTTGGTGCAGCTTCTACATCTTGTGAGAATGAGGAGGATCCAGACAACCCTTGGAACCCCGGCACTCTGAAGTACTATGGCAGGGCTGAGCTTAAGACCTCAGACCACAG GCCTGTGGTGGCGATAATGGACGTGGACATCCTGGAGGTCGACCCAGATGCTCGGCACCAGGTTTACAAAGATGTCATTGCCATGCAGGGGCCTCCAGACGGAACCATCCTAGTGTCGCTCTGCACCTCCGGCCCTGACGACTACTTTGACGATACGCTCATAGACGAGCTGCTGGACAAGTTTGCTCAGTTTGGAGAGGTCATCCTCATCAG GTTTGTCGAGGAGAAGATGTGGGTGACTTTCCTGGAAGGTTACTCTGCTCTCGCTGCTCTTTCGCTCAGTGCTTCCACT GTCCTTGGCAAAGTGATTGACATCCGTCTGAAGAGTTCAGGCTGGATCAAgagtctggaggaggagatgagtgTGGAGAGGATCTGTGGAAGTATCCCCACCTCAGCTAGCTCCACTCTGCTGGCTGAGGACACGGACATGGGCGACGATGATTACGACATGGAGG GTGATGTggacgaggaggtggaggagatccTTCCCCAGCACCTACAGCCTGGAGCAGGCGCGGCAGGATCCTCGCCTCTGCCCTCCCCCCACAGCAGCCCCAGTCCCTCCCCGACCCACGGAGAACCATCGGCCCCCAGCAGACCCAGTCGTGCACAGCAACCCTCCCGACCATCGCAAG GGCCTCCTGTTGACTTCCAGCCGGGTGCCCCCACATCTCTATGCCTGGAGCCCAAGCGTGCACCTCCCCCTCGTCCTAATGCACCTCCAGCCAGACCAGCACCCCCTCAACGTCCACCTCCACCTTCAG GAGGCATGAGCCCTCTTCCAGTTAGGAAGAACTCTGGAG GACCAAAAAGCCCGGCTCTTCCTCggccctctgctgctgcag CtcgaggagcagcaggagctccTGCGCCTGGAGGTTTCCCCAGACCG AATATCCCTCCTCGAGCCGGGGTGATCAGTATTCCCCCACAGTCTCGCCCACCACATCCTTCTCACCCAGGAGCACCTAGACCGATACCAGAAATGCATCCTGGAGCCCCCCGACCCATCCCGGACACCCATCCTGGAGCCCCTCGACCTGTGACCGGTGTCCTGGAGAAACCCACTGACCTGCCTTTGG GCCCTCCACTCTCAGGACCACTTCCTGCAGTGAGACCCCAGGCTCCATCAGAAATGCCGCCCCAACCTCCTGCCCCCTCAGTTCAGTCCCAGCTCCCACGACCGATCCAGCCCACACTTCAAGCTCCGCTCCAGCCGCAGCAGGCTGCAGCTCCCAAAGGAggatttcctcctgctgctgctgctgcagctgcctcccCTGCTGGGCCTCCGCAGGGTCTGGCCTCTCCCAAACCCCCACCACGTTCCCGCTCCTCTCACGTTCTGCCGCCTGATGACGCCAAGCCTGAGACGGCCCCAGCTGCACAG ACCAATGGACTGAATGGACTCCAAAACGAAGCACAATGGAAGCCTGACCCCTTCGAaacactcctctcctcctcttcctcctcctcctggcacACCACCCAGTCCCTGACCAGAGGCTCCTCTCTGCGAGCTCCCCCCTCTGTTCCTCCATCTACATTCTCCTCCAGCACTCTCCCCTCATCCTTCTCCCTGCAGCCCTCTGCTCTGTCAGACCTGCAAGCGCTCgattcatcctcctcttcctcgctctccaCCCCATCGCCACTTGCCTCCACCTTGCTACCGCCTCCTCCGGCCCCGTCTCGCAGTCGCTCGCAGGAAACGCTGCGTGCCTCCCCCTGCCCCTTCCCGACTGAGTCGCTTCCTGCCCGACCCAGCAGCACCAATCCCTTCACAGGTCCGCTCACACAGCTACATCGCTCGCTCACCCCGGACTTCAGCGTCCAGCGTCCAGGCCCGGCATCAAACCCTCAGAGGCCCATGCTTGCTCTCACTCAGCCACTCATTCCCACTCGTTGTCCAGCAATGGTCCCTGCAGCTGCACCCGCCTCCCAGCTCCAGGGGACAATGTCCCTTTTTGCACCTTCATCCATGCTCAGTCCTGCACCCCCGGCTCCCTTCACCCCCGACccatctcctgctcctgccTTGCCTCTGGCACCACCCTCCTCCATCCCACCTACCATTGCCCCTCGCttacaacctcctccaccgGGAGGCAACCCAACCAAGCAGTGGGTCACTTTCGACGATGATTTGGGTTTCTCAACCGCGACAAAAACACCACACATCCCCGTCGTCCCTTCCAATTCCCTTCTGCCCCAAACTCAGACTCCTCGCTCTGTGTTCGACTCGGAGCCCGACTGGTTATCCACGGCCCCTTCGGCATTCCCGACCCTCCCTCCTCCCGTCTCTACCAGAACTGCAACTGCTAACCCCAAACTCCCAGAGGGTCCCAGTGACAGCTGCTTCTTCCCCGGGGAGTCGACAGAAAGATAG